Proteins encoded together in one Diabrotica undecimpunctata isolate CICGRU chromosome 3, icDiaUnde3, whole genome shotgun sequence window:
- the LOC140435765 gene encoding uncharacterized protein, with protein sequence MSFEEEILRCLETTNIDVMDVETLNDNLIKAIKNAEKKCNTNPRRDKEEKISQKTKRLMETQRELKNKNDTNARVLQQLNKDINKAVRKDVRQYNTKKITTVVEENKILKVLKRCQALGKKNIVKLADRNGKVVTDKNKIIKVVEEFYTELYRERGKKDGIKLRKVQNVGSEDIPEITI encoded by the coding sequence ATGTCCTTCGAAGAGGAAATTCTGAGATGTCTAGAGACAACAAATATAGACGTTATGGATGTCGAAaccttaaatgataatttaataaaagctATTAAGAACGCAGAGAAAAAGTGCAATACAAATCCTAGGAGAGATAAGGAGGaaaaaatcagtcaaaagacaAAAAGACTTATGGAGACACAAAGAGAACTTAAGAACAAAAACGATACGAATGCACGTGTACTACAGCAacttaataaagatattaataaagcAGTCAGAAAGGACGTACGACAATATAACACAAAAAAGATTACAACGGTGGTCgaggaaaataaaattttaaaggtGCTGAAGAGATGTCAAGCTCTAGGTAAGAAGAATATTGTTAAGCTCGCAGATCGAAATGGAAAAGTGGTAACAGATAAAAATAAGATAATTAAGGTAgttgaagaattttacacagaattaTATAGAGAAAGGGGTAAGAAAGACGGCATTAAGTTGAGAAAAGTCCAGAATGTGGGTTCAGAGGATATCCCAGAAATAACAATCTAA